Proteins encoded by one window of Akkermansia muciniphila ATCC BAA-835:
- a CDS encoding cytochrome ubiquinol oxidase subunit I, with the protein MDDPVLLSRLQFAITIMFHYIFPPMTIGLGVVLVALEGLWLKTKNDLYHKQAKFWTRIFGIIFALGVASGIVMEFQFGTNWADYSRCVGDIFGSPLAAEGIFAFFLESGFLAILLFGWDKVGPKMHFLSSCMVALGAHFSAIWIIVANSWMQTPAGYKLVEVNGKIQAHITSFYDVVFNPSTVDRLTHALAGCWLAGATLVLSVSAWYILKKRFTGGSEKSFKVALVIGLIGVAGMGITGDSSAREVSVHQPAKFAAMEGVMESGAPQDLHLIGWMNPSTHEVTGISIPYLLTLLTHHDLDTSITGMNDIPQDERPPILPVFYSFHLMILIGCALAALFLAGLWGWKRGWLFQKRWLLWCFVFSVLGPQIANQAGWAVAELGRQPWIVYGILRTEHAVSPTLTAAEALSSLGMFFVIYALLLALFLYQITHKIHKGPDQEAGEDDGAGEGKLQVPFVKD; encoded by the coding sequence ATGGACGATCCGGTCTTATTATCCCGTCTCCAATTCGCCATCACGATCATGTTCCACTACATCTTCCCGCCGATGACCATCGGCCTGGGGGTGGTTCTGGTCGCCCTGGAAGGCCTGTGGCTGAAAACGAAGAATGACCTCTACCACAAGCAGGCCAAATTCTGGACCAGAATCTTCGGTATCATCTTCGCCCTTGGCGTAGCCTCCGGCATCGTGATGGAATTCCAGTTCGGCACCAACTGGGCGGATTATTCCCGCTGCGTAGGCGACATCTTTGGCAGCCCCCTGGCGGCGGAGGGAATCTTCGCCTTCTTCCTGGAATCAGGCTTCCTGGCCATCCTGCTTTTCGGCTGGGACAAGGTGGGCCCAAAAATGCACTTTCTTTCCTCCTGCATGGTCGCTCTTGGCGCCCATTTCAGCGCCATCTGGATCATTGTGGCCAACTCCTGGATGCAGACTCCCGCCGGATACAAGCTGGTGGAAGTAAACGGGAAAATCCAGGCCCATATAACCAGCTTCTATGACGTGGTCTTCAATCCGTCCACCGTGGACCGCCTGACGCACGCGCTCGCCGGCTGCTGGCTGGCGGGAGCCACGCTCGTCCTCAGCGTCTCCGCCTGGTATATTTTGAAAAAACGTTTTACCGGAGGATCGGAAAAAAGCTTCAAGGTGGCATTGGTCATCGGCCTCATCGGCGTGGCTGGCATGGGCATCACGGGAGATTCCAGCGCACGAGAAGTCTCCGTCCACCAGCCTGCCAAATTCGCGGCTATGGAAGGCGTCATGGAATCCGGCGCCCCTCAGGACCTCCATCTCATCGGCTGGATGAACCCGTCCACCCATGAAGTGACGGGAATCTCCATCCCGTACTTGCTCACCCTCCTGACCCATCACGACCTGGACACGTCCATCACCGGCATGAACGACATCCCGCAGGACGAACGCCCTCCCATCCTGCCCGTCTTTTACTCCTTCCATCTCATGATCCTGATCGGCTGCGCCCTGGCGGCCCTGTTTCTGGCGGGCCTGTGGGGGTGGAAAAGAGGCTGGCTCTTCCAGAAGCGCTGGCTGCTCTGGTGCTTTGTTTTCTCCGTACTGGGCCCGCAAATAGCCAACCAGGCGGGCTGGGCCGTAGCGGAACTGGGGCGCCAGCCATGGATTGTGTACGGCATCCTGAGAACGGAACACGCCGTATCCCCCACCCTCACCGCGGCGGAAGCCCTTTCCTCCCTGGGTATGTTCTTCGTCATTTATGCCCTGCTGCTGGCCCTCTTCCTCTATCAAATCACCCATAAGATCCACAAAGGTCCGGACCAGGAAGCTGGCGAAGACGACGGCGCCGGGGAAGGCAAACTCCAGGTTCCTTTTGTCAAAGACTAA
- the sucB gene encoding dihydrolipoyllysine-residue succinyltransferase, producing MSDILTPNFGESITSATVAAWHKNAGDPVAKGDTLVTLETDKVSTDLEADESGVLEILVPEGAEAPIGAVLGRISPLDGSSAAPPSVPLETREKPASGPSSPVTGAPEQKPEKKTSSPDQTTSGKNGKTVKEASPRFIRKPMSPLRRTIAARLVEAQHQAAILTTFNECDMSSVMELRKQFNAAYRERYGTKLGFMSFFIKAVVKALQEVPQVNARIDGTDIVENLYYDISIAIGTDKGLVVPVLRDCDRKTLPELELELASLTEKARRGNLSMQNLQGGCFTISNGGTYGSLLSTPILNPPQSGILGMHAIQERPVVRDGQITARPMMYLALSYDHRLVDGKQAVQFLITVKNAVENPVFEL from the coding sequence ATGAGCGACATCCTGACTCCCAACTTTGGAGAATCCATCACCTCCGCCACCGTAGCCGCGTGGCACAAGAATGCCGGCGACCCGGTAGCCAAAGGCGACACTCTGGTGACGCTGGAAACGGACAAGGTTTCCACGGATTTGGAGGCGGATGAAAGCGGCGTGCTGGAAATCCTCGTCCCGGAAGGGGCGGAAGCCCCCATCGGCGCGGTTTTAGGCCGCATTTCCCCCCTTGACGGAAGTTCCGCCGCACCGCCCTCCGTACCACTGGAAACGCGGGAGAAACCCGCTTCCGGTCCCTCCTCACCTGTGACTGGCGCCCCGGAACAAAAGCCGGAAAAGAAAACATCCTCACCGGATCAGACAACCTCCGGAAAAAATGGGAAAACAGTAAAGGAGGCTTCTCCGCGCTTCATCAGAAAACCCATGAGCCCGTTGCGCCGTACCATCGCGGCACGGTTGGTAGAGGCCCAGCACCAGGCGGCCATCCTGACTACCTTCAACGAATGCGACATGTCCTCCGTGATGGAACTCCGCAAACAATTCAATGCAGCGTACCGGGAACGGTACGGAACCAAACTCGGTTTCATGAGCTTCTTTATCAAGGCCGTAGTCAAAGCATTGCAGGAAGTGCCCCAGGTCAACGCCAGAATAGACGGTACGGACATCGTGGAAAACCTGTACTATGACATCTCCATAGCCATCGGCACAGATAAGGGTCTCGTCGTCCCCGTGCTGCGGGACTGCGACCGGAAAACGCTTCCGGAGCTGGAACTGGAACTCGCTTCCCTGACGGAAAAAGCACGCAGGGGAAACCTGTCCATGCAGAATCTGCAAGGCGGCTGCTTCACCATCTCCAACGGCGGAACATATGGGTCGCTTCTTTCCACGCCCATCCTGAACCCGCCCCAGAGCGGCATTCTGGGCATGCATGCCATCCAGGAACGCCCCGTGGTCCGGGACGGCCAAATCACCGCCCGGCCCATGATGTACCTGGCCCTTTCCTACGACCACCGCCTGGTGGACGGCAAGCAGGCCGTGCAATTCCTCATTACCGTAAAAAATGCCGTGGAAAACCCGGTGTTCGAGCTGTGA
- a CDS encoding nucleotidyltransferase family protein: protein MCGKSEHDGGERGLNDGLTAKVRSGIREILSQTPQIRKAVLFGSRALGTWKPASDIDLALEGEELDLSVLLTLQARLTELNLPVEVDLIIRNKITNPDLESHIHAYGQEWFSRSME from the coding sequence ATGTGTGGAAAATCTGAACATGATGGCGGAGAAAGAGGACTGAACGATGGCCTGACGGCCAAGGTGCGCTCAGGCATCCGGGAAATTCTTTCACAGACTCCGCAGATTAGGAAAGCCGTTTTATTCGGTTCCCGCGCCCTAGGCACGTGGAAGCCTGCGTCCGATATCGATCTTGCCCTGGAGGGCGAGGAGCTGGATTTGTCCGTCCTTTTGACTCTCCAAGCGCGTCTCACAGAGTTGAACCTGCCTGTGGAAGTGGACTTGATTATTCGTAACAAAATTACTAATCCTGATTTGGAGAGTCATATCCATGCTTATGGCCAGGAATGGTTTTCCCGTTCCATGGAATGA
- a CDS encoding low molecular weight protein arginine phosphatase, with the protein MTQRKHILFICTGNTCRSPMAEGLFRKLSAHHPEWQAGSAGTAAWPGQAASPETLHVLREHGVNLSSHESRPVTDELMKNATDVYAMTESHLAALLANFPEHADKVRLVTCYTGNRGIADPIGCGQTAYNNVARQLTTAIQAIIARMEQQE; encoded by the coding sequence ATGACACAGCGCAAGCACATCCTCTTCATCTGCACCGGCAACACCTGCCGCAGCCCCATGGCGGAAGGCCTGTTCCGGAAACTTTCCGCGCACCATCCGGAATGGCAGGCCGGTTCCGCAGGAACAGCCGCATGGCCCGGGCAGGCAGCCAGTCCGGAAACGCTCCACGTCCTCCGGGAGCATGGCGTCAATCTCTCCAGCCATGAAAGCCGCCCTGTTACGGATGAACTGATGAAAAACGCCACAGATGTCTACGCCATGACGGAAAGCCACCTGGCCGCCCTGCTTGCCAATTTCCCCGAACATGCGGACAAGGTCAGGCTGGTCACCTGCTACACGGGCAACCGCGGCATCGCCGACCCCATCGGCTGCGGACAGACAGCCTACAACAATGTAGCGCGGCAATTGACAACCGCCATCCAGGCCATCATTGCCCGGATGGAGCAACAGGAGTAG
- a CDS encoding nucleotidyltransferase substrate binding protein, giving the protein MNDNLRWKQRLQNLNKAFSRLRHACTLPEYNELEMAGLVQTYEFTFELCWKTLKDKLVYDGYSVNSPREAIRQAFGADLIGHIDCWLQALESRNLFVHTYDDSIAEEAVSLIKGKFFPMLAQCVENLNMMAEKED; this is encoded by the coding sequence ATGAACGATAACCTGCGCTGGAAACAAAGGCTTCAAAACCTGAATAAGGCTTTTTCCCGGTTGCGCCATGCTTGCACGTTGCCGGAATACAATGAACTGGAAATGGCCGGACTGGTGCAGACTTATGAATTTACGTTTGAGCTGTGCTGGAAAACGTTGAAAGATAAGCTGGTCTATGACGGCTACAGCGTTAACAGCCCCCGCGAAGCCATCAGGCAGGCGTTTGGCGCAGATTTGATAGGTCATATTGATTGTTGGCTCCAGGCGCTGGAAAGCCGCAATTTGTTTGTACATACTTATGATGATTCCATCGCGGAAGAGGCGGTTTCCCTGATTAAGGGAAAATTCTTTCCCATGCTGGCCCAATGTGTGGAAAATCTGAACATGATGGCGGAGAAAGAGGACTGA
- the cydB gene encoding cytochrome d ubiquinol oxidase subunit II — protein MLDNLTLADLQIIWFILVGVLFSGYAILDGFDLGTGALQLFIKGDENRRLTLNAVGPVWDGNEVWLITGGGALFAAFPYVYASVFSGFYLAFMLLLLTLIFRAVSIEFRSKQPMKWWRRGWDTTFSISSLLAALLIGVAMGNVTKGIPLDDHGNFTGTFLSLLNPYSILLGLTTVALFSMHGGIYLLMKTQGSLQEQIRKLLRPCVIIFTVLIILHGAATLLYVPHVAAALERSPWIYGIAALAVISIASIWIFIHRNRPGWAFVASCSTMGCMMALFGTAMFPNLLYSMPNPEHSLTLANGSSTRESLVVMTYIAILGVPLVLAYSAAIYWVFRGKVQLNEHSY, from the coding sequence ATGTTGGACAATCTCACTCTCGCAGACCTGCAAATCATCTGGTTCATCCTCGTCGGCGTGCTTTTCTCCGGATACGCCATCCTGGACGGCTTTGACCTGGGCACCGGAGCTCTTCAGCTTTTCATCAAGGGCGATGAAAACAGAAGACTCACACTAAATGCCGTGGGCCCTGTATGGGACGGAAACGAAGTCTGGCTCATCACAGGCGGAGGAGCCCTCTTCGCTGCCTTTCCGTACGTATACGCCTCCGTCTTCTCCGGGTTTTACCTGGCCTTCATGCTCCTGCTGCTCACCCTTATCTTCCGTGCCGTGTCCATTGAATTCAGAAGCAAACAGCCCATGAAATGGTGGCGCAGGGGATGGGACACCACTTTCTCCATCAGCAGCCTTCTGGCAGCTCTGCTCATCGGCGTAGCCATGGGGAACGTCACCAAAGGCATTCCTCTGGACGACCATGGCAACTTCACCGGAACATTTCTCAGCCTGCTGAATCCTTATTCCATTCTTCTGGGACTGACGACGGTCGCCCTGTTCTCCATGCACGGGGGAATCTACCTGCTGATGAAAACCCAGGGAAGCCTGCAGGAACAAATCAGAAAACTGCTCAGACCCTGCGTCATCATCTTCACTGTCCTGATCATCCTGCACGGGGCGGCCACCCTGCTGTACGTGCCGCACGTAGCGGCCGCCCTGGAACGCTCCCCCTGGATTTACGGAATCGCTGCCCTGGCAGTCATTTCCATCGCGTCCATCTGGATATTCATCCACAGGAACCGTCCGGGCTGGGCCTTTGTCGCCTCCTGCTCCACCATGGGCTGCATGATGGCTCTCTTCGGGACAGCGATGTTCCCCAACCTGCTCTACTCCATGCCCAATCCGGAACATTCCCTGACGCTCGCCAACGGCTCATCCACCCGGGAAAGCCTGGTCGTGATGACATACATAGCCATTCTGGGCGTGCCGCTCGTCCTGGCTTATTCCGCTGCCATTTACTGGGTCTTCCGCGGAAAAGTCCAGCTCAACGAACACAGTTACTGA
- a CDS encoding 2-oxoglutarate dehydrogenase E1 component, producing MNASIFSKLPPEEITALHQSWKNDPLSVDPLWAAWFDGYELGSGGAPREKENAGNAADTSPYTVPPESAERRGRVNQLIRAYRVMGHQCARFNPLAPPDQTGCPVNPEDMGFREEDMDQPVNIGTFMDGGTFTLREIITRLQKIYCGAIGFEYHHIDNLKIRSWIEEKIQLRANGVDYGPEVRREALFHLCKAELFEEFLGKRFMGEKRFSLEGGEGAIVLLDAMIKRCPAAGVSHIEMGMAHRGRLNVLANILHKPLKTIFREFTPDYLPESPIGRSDVKYHLGYAATRHVDGKELHIRLSSNPSHLEAVYPVVEGRARAMQHNLQDAERKRVLPLVLHGDAAFSGQGIVAEVLNLSLLKGYRTGGTVHLVINNQIGFTTSPDEARSSRYATDVAQMLQSPILHINGESPEDLVWAADFALQFRQEFGRDIILDMYCYRRLGHNETDQAAFTAPMQTKRIEARPTAAALYGTALRKRGELTEQQERDIRNDLWEGMEQAYLQMKENPADYILPATAQDADETPLPRTSTRTGISPELFQRVGSILTELPDSFTPHPTLEKRFLARRREAFREGGLLDWAMAESLAWGSLLTENHTVRLSGQDCQRGTFSQRHAVLHDFNDGSLYTPLEKLNHGTTAFRIYNSSLSEASVLGFEYGYALESPDALVMWEAQFGDFSNGAQVIVDQFIAAAEAKWNQKNRMVLLLPHGYEGAGSEHSSARMERYLQLCADDNMQVINPTTPAQYFHALRRQVHRNVHKPLIIFTPKSLLSRPEAVSPHREFLASTRFREVLPDPDTPAPDQVTRAVFCTGKIYYDLAAYRRERNISDTVIIRLEQIYPLAQEQLTYLLAPYQKVRDFVWCQEEPSNMGAWGHLRNRLGRLFATSFRYAGRPSMACPAEGAKALHAAAQKRLIAAAFGPRAQS from the coding sequence ATGAATGCCTCCATCTTCTCCAAACTCCCGCCGGAGGAAATTACGGCGCTCCATCAATCATGGAAAAACGATCCCCTGTCCGTGGACCCTCTCTGGGCCGCCTGGTTCGACGGCTACGAACTGGGGAGCGGTGGAGCCCCCCGGGAAAAAGAAAATGCGGGGAACGCCGCGGACACATCCCCCTACACCGTTCCTCCGGAAAGCGCGGAACGCCGCGGGCGCGTCAACCAGCTCATCCGGGCCTACCGGGTCATGGGACACCAATGCGCCCGCTTTAACCCGCTGGCTCCTCCGGACCAGACCGGTTGCCCCGTCAATCCGGAAGATATGGGATTCCGAGAGGAGGATATGGACCAGCCCGTCAACATCGGCACCTTCATGGACGGAGGAACGTTCACGCTCCGTGAAATCATCACTAGGCTGCAAAAAATCTATTGTGGAGCCATCGGATTTGAATACCACCACATAGACAATCTTAAAATCCGCTCCTGGATTGAAGAAAAAATCCAGCTCCGGGCAAACGGCGTGGATTATGGCCCGGAAGTCCGGAGAGAAGCCTTGTTCCATCTCTGCAAGGCGGAACTGTTTGAGGAATTCCTGGGCAAGCGCTTCATGGGGGAAAAACGCTTTTCCCTGGAAGGAGGGGAAGGAGCCATCGTCCTGCTGGACGCCATGATCAAGCGCTGCCCCGCCGCCGGAGTCTCTCACATTGAAATGGGCATGGCCCACCGCGGAAGGCTGAATGTGCTCGCCAATATTCTCCACAAACCGCTGAAAACCATCTTCCGCGAATTCACGCCGGACTACCTGCCGGAATCCCCCATCGGCAGGAGCGACGTCAAATACCACCTCGGTTACGCCGCCACACGTCATGTGGACGGTAAAGAACTCCATATCCGCCTTTCCTCCAATCCCAGCCATCTGGAAGCCGTGTATCCTGTGGTGGAAGGCAGGGCCAGGGCCATGCAGCACAACCTGCAAGACGCGGAACGCAAGCGTGTGCTGCCGCTCGTCCTGCACGGGGACGCCGCTTTCTCAGGACAGGGCATCGTGGCGGAAGTACTCAATCTCTCCCTGCTGAAAGGTTACCGCACGGGCGGCACCGTGCACCTCGTCATCAACAACCAGATCGGCTTCACCACCAGCCCGGACGAAGCCCGCTCCTCCCGCTACGCCACGGACGTGGCGCAGATGCTCCAATCCCCCATCCTGCACATCAACGGAGAAAGCCCGGAAGACCTGGTGTGGGCGGCGGACTTCGCGCTCCAGTTCCGCCAGGAATTCGGAAGGGACATCATTCTGGACATGTACTGTTACCGCCGTCTGGGCCACAATGAAACGGACCAGGCCGCCTTCACCGCGCCCATGCAGACCAAGCGGATTGAGGCGCGCCCCACCGCTGCCGCCCTGTATGGGACGGCGCTCAGAAAGAGAGGGGAATTGACGGAACAACAGGAGCGGGACATTCGGAATGACCTTTGGGAAGGTATGGAACAGGCCTACCTGCAAATGAAGGAAAACCCCGCGGACTACATCCTGCCCGCCACCGCGCAGGATGCGGATGAAACGCCCCTCCCGCGCACCAGCACGCGGACGGGAATCAGTCCGGAACTGTTCCAGCGCGTCGGAAGTATCCTTACGGAACTTCCGGACAGCTTCACGCCCCACCCCACGCTGGAAAAACGCTTCCTGGCCCGCCGCCGGGAAGCCTTCCGGGAAGGCGGCCTGCTGGACTGGGCCATGGCGGAATCCCTGGCATGGGGCAGCCTGCTCACGGAAAACCACACCGTGCGCCTGTCCGGACAGGACTGCCAGCGCGGCACCTTCTCCCAGCGGCACGCCGTCCTGCACGACTTCAATGACGGCTCCCTGTACACTCCCCTGGAAAAACTGAACCACGGCACCACCGCATTCCGCATTTACAACTCATCCCTGTCGGAAGCCTCCGTATTGGGCTTTGAATACGGCTACGCGCTGGAAAGTCCGGACGCGCTGGTCATGTGGGAGGCCCAATTCGGGGACTTTTCCAACGGGGCCCAGGTCATCGTGGACCAATTCATTGCTGCCGCAGAAGCCAAATGGAACCAGAAGAACCGCATGGTACTTCTGCTACCCCACGGTTATGAAGGAGCAGGCTCGGAACACTCCAGCGCCCGCATGGAACGCTACCTACAGCTTTGTGCGGATGACAACATGCAGGTCATCAATCCCACCACTCCGGCCCAGTATTTCCACGCCCTGCGCCGCCAGGTGCACCGGAACGTGCACAAACCCCTGATTATTTTCACGCCCAAAAGCCTGCTCTCCCGTCCGGAGGCCGTCTCCCCGCACCGGGAATTCCTGGCCTCCACCCGTTTCCGCGAAGTGCTGCCGGATCCGGATACTCCCGCGCCGGACCAGGTCACGCGCGCCGTCTTCTGCACCGGGAAAATCTATTATGACCTGGCTGCCTACCGCAGGGAACGGAATATTTCAGACACGGTAATCATCCGTCTGGAACAAATCTATCCTCTGGCGCAGGAACAGCTTACCTATCTGCTGGCGCCCTACCAAAAAGTGCGCGACTTCGTCTGGTGCCAGGAAGAACCCTCCAATATGGGGGCCTGGGGCCACCTGCGGAACAGGCTGGGACGCCTCTTCGCCACTTCCTTCCGCTATGCGGGCCGCCCCTCCATGGCCTGCCCTGCGGAGGGGGCCAAAGCGCTGCACGCCGCCGCACAAAAAAGACTCATCGCCGCTGCCTTCGGGCCGCGGGCCCAATCCTGA
- a CDS encoding L,D-transpeptidase, whose product MASPSIRINLPRQELVLEKSGKILLQCPVSSGKAGTGHEEGSGKTPTGHFRICKKIGDGEPEDTIFISRLPAGRYPTAIPKSLNEHSDFILTRILWLDGLEPHNANTRSRYIYIHGTNDTELLGTPASHGCIRLSPRDMMALFALAEEGMDVFIQC is encoded by the coding sequence ATGGCTTCCCCTTCCATACGCATTAATCTGCCCCGCCAGGAACTGGTGCTGGAAAAATCCGGAAAAATCCTGCTCCAATGCCCCGTTTCCAGCGGGAAGGCAGGTACAGGCCATGAAGAAGGTTCCGGGAAAACCCCCACAGGTCATTTCCGCATCTGCAAAAAAATCGGAGACGGAGAACCGGAGGACACTATTTTCATCTCACGCCTTCCGGCAGGCCGCTATCCCACCGCCATCCCGAAAAGTCTGAATGAACATTCCGACTTCATCCTGACCCGCATTCTGTGGCTGGACGGACTGGAACCGCACAACGCCAATACCCGGAGCCGCTATATTTACATCCACGGCACCAACGATACGGAACTGCTGGGCACCCCGGCTTCCCATGGCTGCATACGCCTTTCTCCCAGGGACATGATGGCTCTTTTTGCTCTGGCGGAAGAAGGGATGGACGTGTTCATCCAGTGTTAA
- a CDS encoding amidohydrolase family protein produces the protein MKLPEPSRWGTFCAMEQQACDLLVTASRMLGGAEQSVAPGDAAVAVRDGKILETGSAAELEARWRPAVRRNLGNVLLMPGLINAHTHVPMTFLRGFADDLPLMEWLTGHIFPVEARLTDKIVSLGARLGMYEMMRTGTTAFVDSYLLEANVLQEAERMGMRCVGGEVVFAFPSPAYGGWDGAEALYREQAERFSGRGRVQVALMPHSVYTTSDEVLRRSMKLAEELDLMLHIHLSESAGEVEQCRSLHGGRRPVGYARDMGLLNERSVLAHMVDVTDEELELVAASGAAVVHNPVSNLKLASGFARVRDMVRAGVPVSLGTDGACSNNSLDMFETMKLAAILAKGYSGDATAVPAMQALKMATEEGARIFRTPGLGTLVPGAPADMIALNLDEPNLCPIFNETSHAVYASSGKDCVFTMVEGRILYDHGIYTDGLYADTAAEMRDLVKWVKNSD, from the coding sequence ATGAAGTTGCCAGAACCCTCCCGCTGGGGTACATTCTGCGCCATGGAACAACAAGCGTGTGATTTGCTGGTGACCGCTTCCCGCATGCTGGGCGGAGCGGAACAGTCCGTTGCTCCCGGGGATGCGGCCGTCGCCGTCCGGGACGGGAAAATTCTGGAAACGGGAAGCGCCGCAGAACTGGAGGCCAGGTGGAGGCCCGCCGTCCGCAGGAATTTGGGGAATGTGCTGCTGATGCCGGGGCTTATTAATGCCCATACGCATGTCCCCATGACCTTTTTGCGCGGTTTTGCGGATGACTTGCCGCTGATGGAATGGCTGACCGGACATATTTTCCCAGTGGAAGCCCGGCTGACGGATAAAATCGTCTCCCTGGGGGCCCGGCTGGGCATGTATGAAATGATGCGGACGGGCACCACGGCATTTGTAGATTCCTACCTGTTGGAAGCCAACGTTCTCCAGGAGGCGGAACGCATGGGAATGCGCTGTGTGGGCGGAGAGGTTGTTTTTGCCTTTCCCTCTCCGGCGTACGGCGGGTGGGACGGTGCGGAAGCCCTGTACCGGGAGCAGGCGGAGCGCTTTTCCGGCCGCGGCAGGGTACAGGTGGCCCTGATGCCGCACAGCGTGTACACCACCAGTGACGAAGTGCTCCGGCGTTCCATGAAGCTGGCGGAGGAACTGGACCTGATGCTGCATATCCATTTGTCCGAATCCGCCGGGGAAGTGGAGCAGTGCCGTTCCCTGCACGGGGGCAGGCGTCCCGTAGGCTATGCCCGTGATATGGGGCTGCTGAATGAACGCTCCGTGCTGGCCCATATGGTGGACGTGACGGATGAGGAACTGGAACTGGTGGCCGCTTCCGGAGCGGCGGTTGTCCATAACCCGGTCAGCAACCTGAAACTGGCATCCGGCTTCGCCCGCGTGCGGGATATGGTGCGGGCCGGCGTTCCCGTCTCTCTGGGAACGGACGGAGCGTGCAGCAACAACAGTCTGGACATGTTTGAAACAATGAAGCTGGCCGCTATTCTTGCCAAGGGGTACAGCGGGGACGCTACCGCGGTCCCCGCCATGCAGGCGTTGAAGATGGCGACGGAGGAGGGCGCCCGCATTTTCCGGACGCCGGGGCTGGGAACACTGGTTCCGGGGGCTCCCGCGGATATGATCGCCCTGAACCTGGATGAACCGAACCTGTGCCCGATTTTCAACGAAACGTCCCATGCCGTTTATGCCTCTTCCGGCAAGGATTGCGTGTTCACCATGGTGGAAGGGAGAATTTTGTATGATCATGGAATTTACACGGACGGCCTGTATGCGGATACCGCCGCGGAAATGCGGGATCTGGTAAAGTGGGTGAAGAATAGTGATTGA
- the lpdA gene encoding dihydrolipoyl dehydrogenase: MQYDLIVIGGGPAGYVGAIRAAQLGKSVVCVERDRVGGTCLNWGCIPTKALLKNAEAYRIVTDRAREFGMMVEGVSVDWSEVIGRSRKVSDRLAGGVGFLFKKNKVDSVTGEASIISPGRVEVKAADGTVNVLEGKNILICTGCVTRTVPSLPLNGTTVIGSREAMVLEKRPESMIIIGSGAIGTEFAYIYNSFGTRVTLIEALPRMLPNEDDDSCMTLERAFKKQGIKVMTGASVESVTETCDGQVRANVKNSRGQEEEITADVCLVAIGVKPVVPAAPGLELTEKGFIKVNDRYATSIPGVYAAGDVIGGVLLAHTASFEAVQAVEGMFNPDYQPRQVGFFPSCTYCYPQVASVGKTERALKEAGVEYKVGKFPFQAIGKAVAAGEPDGFVKTLYGAKNGELLGAHIVGPEATELIAALGIGIQAELTDEDIHATIFAHPTLSEAIHESMLASEGIAIHM, encoded by the coding sequence ATGCAATATGATCTTATCGTCATTGGTGGAGGCCCTGCCGGCTATGTGGGCGCCATCCGCGCCGCCCAGCTGGGGAAATCCGTGGTGTGCGTGGAACGCGACCGGGTGGGGGGCACCTGTCTGAACTGGGGATGCATCCCCACCAAGGCGCTTCTGAAAAATGCGGAGGCCTACCGGATCGTGACGGACCGCGCCAGGGAATTCGGCATGATGGTGGAGGGCGTCAGCGTGGATTGGAGTGAAGTGATCGGCCGTTCCCGCAAGGTCAGCGACCGCCTGGCAGGCGGCGTGGGGTTCCTCTTCAAGAAAAACAAGGTGGATTCCGTTACGGGGGAAGCCTCCATCATTTCCCCCGGCAGGGTGGAAGTAAAGGCCGCCGACGGAACGGTGAATGTTCTGGAGGGAAAGAATATCCTGATCTGTACCGGCTGCGTCACCCGCACGGTGCCCAGCCTTCCCCTGAACGGCACTACTGTCATCGGCTCCAGGGAAGCCATGGTGCTGGAAAAGCGGCCTGAAAGCATGATCATCATCGGTTCCGGAGCTATCGGCACGGAATTTGCCTACATTTACAATTCATTCGGCACCAGGGTGACGCTTATTGAAGCGCTTCCCCGGATGCTTCCCAATGAAGACGACGACTCCTGCATGACGCTGGAACGGGCATTCAAGAAGCAGGGCATCAAGGTGATGACGGGAGCTTCCGTGGAATCCGTCACGGAAACCTGTGACGGACAGGTCAGGGCCAACGTGAAAAACAGCAGGGGACAGGAAGAGGAAATCACGGCGGACGTCTGCCTGGTGGCCATCGGCGTGAAGCCGGTCGTTCCCGCCGCTCCCGGCCTGGAATTGACGGAAAAGGGATTCATCAAGGTGAATGACCGCTATGCGACTTCCATTCCCGGCGTTTATGCGGCAGGCGACGTGATCGGCGGCGTGCTGCTGGCGCATACGGCTTCTTTTGAAGCTGTCCAGGCTGTGGAGGGCATGTTTAATCCGGACTACCAGCCCCGGCAGGTCGGCTTCTTCCCGAGCTGCACGTACTGCTACCCTCAGGTGGCTTCCGTAGGTAAAACGGAACGCGCCCTCAAGGAAGCGGGCGTGGAATACAAGGTGGGGAAATTCCCCTTCCAGGCCATTGGCAAGGCTGTAGCCGCCGGAGAGCCGGACGGCTTCGTGAAAACCCTGTACGGCGCCAAAAACGGAGAATTGCTGGGTGCCCATATCGTGGGGCCGGAAGCCACGGAACTGATTGCCGCGCTGGGCATCGGCATTCAGGCGGAACTGACGGATGAAGATATCCACGCCACCATTTTCGCCCATCCCACGCTGTCTGAGGCCATTCATGAATCCATGCTGGCTTCCGAGGGGATTGCCATTCACATGTAA